A stretch of the uncultured Bacteroides sp. genome encodes the following:
- the rplP gene encoding 50S ribosomal protein L16 — protein MLQPKKTKFRRQQKGRMKGNAQRGNQLAFGSFGIKTLQNKWITGRQIEAARIAVTRYMQRQGQIWIRVFPDKPITKKPAEVRMGKGKGSPEGFVAPVTPGRILIEVEGVSYEIAKEALRLAAQKLPVTTKFIVRRDYDTQNQNA, from the coding sequence ATGTTACAACCGAAAAAGACAAAATTCAGAAGACAACAAAAGGGTCGCATGAAAGGTAATGCCCAAAGAGGCAACCAACTCGCTTTTGGTTCTTTTGGTATTAAAACTTTGCAAAATAAATGGATTACTGGTAGACAAATTGAAGCTGCTCGTATTGCCGTTACTAGATATATGCAACGTCAAGGCCAGATTTGGATCAGAGTATTTCCGGACAAACCAATCACAAAGAAGCCTGCAGAAGTGCGTATGGGTAAAGGTAAAGGTAGTCCTGAAGGATTTGTAGCTCCTGTTACTCCTGGTAGAATTCTGATTGAAGTAGAAGGAGTGTCCTATGAAATCGCGAAAGAAGCGTTGCGTTTAGCAGCTCAGAAGCTTCCTGTTACTACTAAGTTTATAGTAAGACGTGATTATGATACTCAAAATCAAAATGCATAA
- the rpmC gene encoding 50S ribosomal protein L29 has translation MKIAEIREISTKELVERIEAEVANYNQVVLNHSISPLDNPAQIKQLRRMIARMKSELRQRELNNK, from the coding sequence ATGAAAATTGCAGAAATTAGAGAAATTAGTACCAAAGAATTGGTAGAAAGAATTGAGGCCGAAGTTGCCAACTATAATCAAGTGGTGTTGAACCATTCTATCTCCCCTTTGGATAATCCTGCACAGATAAAACAATTACGCAGGATGATTGCGCGTATGAAATCAGAATTACGCCAAAGAGAACTTAACAATAAATAA
- the rpsQ gene encoding 30S ribosomal protein S17 yields MEARNLRKERTGVVLSNKMDKTITVAAKFKEKHPIYGKFVSKTKKYHAHDEKNDCNIGDTVTISETRPLSKTKRWRLVEIIERAK; encoded by the coding sequence ATGGAAGCTAGAAATTTAAGAAAAGAAAGAACTGGGGTAGTTCTTAGCAACAAAATGGATAAAACTATTACAGTTGCTGCAAAGTTTAAAGAAAAACACCCCATTTATGGTAAGTTCGTAAGTAAAACGAAGAAATACCATGCTCATGATGAGAAAAATGATTGTAACATTGGTGACACTGTTACAATTAGTGAGACTCGTCCTTTGAGTAAGACAAAGAGATGGAGATTAGTTGAAATAATCGAAAGAGCTAAGTAA